DNA from Sulfodiicoccus acidiphilus:
TACCACGTCTGCCGCCAGGTCTCCTGATAGTATCGTGGGGGACTGGGGTGACATCCTCTATTCGTCCTATCACGAAACCTGACCTTGCCAATGCCCTGATAGCAGGTTGAGCACCCGGACCTGGAATCTTCGATCCGTAGCCTCCTGGCGCCCTCACTTTTATGTGCACAGCCATTATGCCCCGATCTATGGCATCGGACGCCACCTTAGACGCAGTCAACATTGCTGCGTAAGGAGAAGGCTTCTCCCTGTCCGCCTTTACCATCATTCCTCCGCTACCTCTGGCTATTACTTCTCCACCCGTAACGTCAGTCACAGTTATGATAGTATTGTTTTGAGAGGCGTAGATGTGAGCGTAACCCCACCTTATTTCTCTTCTACTGGACATCCTTCTTCACCTCCACTGGCGGGTTTGACTTGAAAACACTTGTGGGATAGAAGTCTACCACGTCACCTCTCTTCACTATATAAGATGGGGAGGTTACCCTTACACCGTTTACTGTTATATGACCATGAACTATGAGCTGCCTAGCTTGATATATTGTTCTACTGAGTCCGTTTTGGTAAACCACTGTCTGCAGCCTCCTCTTTAGCAAGTCCTCTTCGGTCAAGGCCAAGACGTCACTAACTGTCAATTCCTCCTTGTCAGATAGACCTAACCGCAACACTTTAGCCGTCAGCTGTTTCTCTCTAGCTGCGCGTTCAGCAGGTGGTAAGGCCAATAGACCTCTCGCCTGCAACCTTAGGTTCTTAACTATTGTTCTCGCGAGGTAGATCTCTCTCTTATTTCTTAATCCATAAGTTCCCAAAAGCGATTGCTCACGCGTTAACTGTTCCTTGGACCAAGGAGTTGAGGGTCCCTCCCATTTTTTCCTAGCCCTCTTAGGATCTCCCATTTACATCGCCTACTTACTCTGCTGCTGTTGTTGCTGTCCCTGTTTACTTCTCCTGACTCCCACGGTACCTCCTGTTCTTCCTGTGGTCCTAGTTCTCTGTCCGCGTACCTTTAGACCCAAAGAGTGTCTAATCCCTCTCCAGCTTTTCACCTTCTTCTCCCTTTCTATGTCCTCTCTGGCATAGAAAAGGAGGTCAGAAGTTACTAAATGAAGATCTGTTCCACTCTCGTAGTCGGATCTTCTGTTATACATCCAGACAGGAAGCCCCTCTATCCTTTTCGAGGAGACCAAAGCTACCACTTTCTTTATTTCGGCATCTGTAAAGTTACCAAGCCTCTTGTTGGGATCTAGACCAGCTTTAAGGAGTATCCCCTTAGCTGTGTTGTAACCGATGCCCTTGACCATGGCCAATGCATAGGCTGCCTTATATCTGCCATCAGTATCCTGGCCGAAGAGCCTCACAATGTATTTGAACTCCTGACCACTTGACATTGCGACACCGTTCACAACCTCCTACGTGTCACTGGTTTTAAATTTAACAGAGGCCGAGCTGAGGTTTGGACTCCATTGATTTTCACGAATTCGTGTTTAATCTTCAAGCCCTTGGGCTTCCTCAGGTTCACAGGGAAACCAGTTCCTTCTCCACCCCCTTAGTGGGGCGATCCCGCTACCTGTGACAACGCTAATGGGAAGTAGGCGCACCTCCGCAGACGTTCAGAAGAGCGTTTGGGTGCTCGACCTGGCTGAACCCACACCTGGCGCTCGAAGTTGTTACCAGCCTTTCCAGATACGTACAGGCGGCGGGGATACGGCTCCTAAAGGTGAGGTACGAGACTAGTTTCGTCTAGTTTTTTCCTGTCAGAGATATTTTGCGTGAGAGCCATTAGCCAACATTTGAGGGGTCTTTCCTCCCCTTAACCTCAGAGGAATTAAGTAACGAAGAGAACCTCTTTTTCTTTTCAAGTGAGGCAGCCAACGCTTTAGAGATTAACATATTTCTAGCTGTCCGATCGTACTTGGAACTGTTGCCTATTACTTTCTTCACTGGGGTGTAGGGAGATTCCCTGAAGTTAGGACTAAGCTCCCTGAGCTTTCCATCCTCTTCCACATACATTGGGAAGCCGATGAAGTTCTCAACTCTTCCTACGACGTCTGCCTTAATTCCCCTAGATGAAAGTTCTCCTATTATGAGATCTGGATGTTTTGTAAATATCATTATCGAGTCTATTGAGATTCCATAAGGATCCACATTAACATCATCCATGAGTCTAAGGACGTGGGGATCTATCAAGGACCTGAAGATTTCAGGGTAGATCACCAGTGAAGTCGATGTTAGCCTCGAAACCTCAAGCGCATCTCCCCTTATCCCTCCGTTAGTGACATCTGTCATGGCATCCACGTAATCTAGCAGCCGATCTCTCACCAACTGACACGACAATAGATCGTACAAGTTAATAGTGGCCTCTACTACATCCGGTCTGCCGTGATAAATAGCTGTGGCTGTAACTGTTCCTCCTCCATGACCCTCAGTCATGACCACGTAGTGGCCGGGCTTCACATTTGCTCTGCCGAGCGGTTTGGGAGGCGCCTTAGCAATAGCTCCCACCCCACCGCTTATCCTTTCCCCTATCACTACATCGCCTCCTATTCTGAGCGTGCTTCCCGCGAGTATCCTTATCTTTAGGAAATCGGTCACAGTCGTGACTCCAGCCTCGAAGTCAAACAGCATTGAGACGTCGCTATCGTCAGACAGGTGTATGTCAACCAACACCCCCAGTGGCCTTCCTCCCTTCACCATCACGTCCCTGAGGGCCGCCCTAGTAGCATGGAACCCAGCTAAGTAAGGAAAAAAGCTCAACCTAGAATGAATTCCGTCTACGGAAACAAGGACGTCCTCAGCTAGACCAGCGTCGTCGAAAGAACGAGGATCTGATCCTGAGGCCTCAAGTAACGCCGAGTGAACGTCGTAATCTCCGACACCTCTAGACCCTAATCCGGCCTCTCCTGCCCGTAGACCTACTGGAGAGAAGGAGAACTGGTTAGAGCTCCTCGAGTTCCTAACCTCCTCCACTAATGCTTCGATGAAGGGATCTCTTCCCTGGACATTTCCTCTATAAATAGAGATTAGTTTCGGTAATTCATTGAAAGGATCTCTTCCAGAATCCAGAAGACGCCTAGTTATTCCTTCAAGATCCATACCGTTAATAAATGCGACTATAAAATATGGGTTGTGGGAGCGCCAATAGTTGCTCAAGGAGAACCTACGGTGGTAGAGTTTGAGACTGAAGGGGAGATCCCCTGGGTCACCATAAAGTTAAAGGACGGCTCCGTCCTTAAAATGAAAGTTTTCGTTACGGGAGTAATACGCGTTGGAAACGACCCCAACACTGGACTTCCCATTTACGCAATTCAGACACAACCCGTTATACAGAACGTAAAGATCCCGAGCGAACTAATCAAAAAGCCCGGAAGGGGATCAAACCCCATGACCTAAATTGAAGGTCGAATTCGAGGTAAACACTTCCTCTAGACTGCAGGCCATAGATATTACTAACGAAGTAAACGATAGGCTTAAGGGAATTGAAGATGGAGTAGTTCTTCTCTATGTAAAGCACACCACATGCGGCCTCATAGTGAATGAGGCCGAGGAGGGGCTGATGAGTGATTATGTGAAGTGGTTAGGAAGAGTGTTCCCAATAAACGGGGACTATCTCCACAATAGAATTGACAATAACGGCCACGCACACCTCTCGAGTGCGATTGTGGGAAACTCGAGACTCTTGCCGGTGAGTAACGGGAAGTTGGATCTAGGAACTTGGCAGCGCGTGATATTGTTAGAGTTTGACGGACCTAGGAGAAGGGTAATAGGGTTGAAAACGGCAATGAAGTAAAGCTTTTTTCCCGTCACTGCAGTACACCTTGTGGTAATTTAATGCCCCCTCTACTTTCGTTCTCACTCTCTCACAGGTTAAGCGAATGTGACGATGAGGAGTGCATAGAACAACTGGCAGATGAATATATTGAGTTCCTAAGGAGAGGAGGAGAGGATTCAGGTTGGGTAGAAGAGAGGACCGAAGACGAAGCAGATTTCGACAAGTCATTTCTCTTCATTGAAGCCCTTCTCAAGAGGGTTATTGAGACCGATATAGAACCCCAGGTCCTTTTGATGTTGTTGGAGAGGGACCTCGGGGAAAGTCACCCCGTCGTCCTCATACTTAAGGAGGAGCTGGAAGGAGAGTAGTGTTTCCGTTCCGGAGTGCGGCAGTGCCCGGGACTCATTACTTTTTATTACGGGAGTTAAAGGGTATTTAGTTAGGGGTTTCACATTTGGATGTAAACGAGCGTTTACGTTTGCTCACGCGCAACCTCGAGGAAGTAGTAACCCTTGAGGAGCTCAAATCCAAGGTAAGTACGGGGGAGAAGCTTAAGGGTTACATTGGGTTTGAACCAAGCGGGCCTTTCCACCTTGGCTGGCTCATCTGGGCAAGGAAGTTAAGCGACATGCAGAAGGCGGGAGTACAAATGAATGTCTTAATTGCGACCTGGCACGCATGGATAAACGACAAGATGGGAGGAGATATGGATAAGATAAAGCTAGTAGGAAAATATACGATAGAAGTCCTGGGGCAAGTGGGAGTAGACACTGCGAGCTTGAAGGTGCTTGACGCTGAGAACTTCGTGGAGGACAAAGAGTATTGGAAGCTAGTTCTCAACGTCGCCAAAAACACGAGCCTAGCGAGGATGAAAAGAGCTATGACTATAATGGGGAGGAAAGCTGAGGAGGCCGAGTTAGATACGTCCAAACTAATCTACCCAGCAATGCAAGTTTCCGACATCTTTTACATGGACTTAGACTTGGCATTGGGGGGAATTGATCAACGTAAGGCACATATGCTGGCTAGGGATGTGGCGGACAAACTTGGAAAGAAGAAGGTAATAGGAATGCACGTTCCTCTTCTAGTTGGTCTACAGGGAGGAAGTAGGATGAACTTAGAAGAGGACGAGGCACTGAGCACGGTGAAGATGAGCAAGTCAAAGCCAGAGACTGCTATATTCGTCCACGACTCTCCGGAGGAAGTAGAGAGAAAGATAAAGATGGCTTACTGCCCTGCTGGACAGGTAGATGGTAATCCCATACTCGGGATAAATAGGTACATCATATTTGGGGAAGATGGAGAGACGCTCACGGTGGAGAGACCCGCAAAATACGGAGGTGATGTAAAGTTTGAAAGTTACGAGGAGCTTGAAAGAGCATATGTGGACGGAAAGGTTCACCCCCTAGATCTTAAGGCAGCCACGGCTAGGAAAGTAAATCAGATCCTTGAACCTGTGAGGAAGCACCTCTCCAATCGTTCTGAGTTCGACGCACTGATAAGGAACATAGTGTCTAACGTGACTAGGTGACATTATGTTGAAGTACAACGTTGTTTTCAAATTCGAAGTCGACGGCATAGTTGACAAACCAGACATAATAGGTGCCATATTCGGACAAACCGAGAATCTCTTCGGGGAGGAGTTCGACCTAAGAGAGCTCCAAGACAAGGGGAGATTGGGAAGAATAACGGTTGAGCTCAGGAGGAGGGATAATAGGACTGAAGGAGAGGTCGTAATACCCTCAAACCTGGACAGGGTTGAAACAGCACTTATTGCATCAATGATAGAGAACGTAGATAAGGCAGGCCCCTACAATATCAAGTTCCAGCTTGTGGAGATCCAGGACATTAGAGCAGAGAAGTTAAAGAAGATCATAGACCGTGCTAAGGAGATACTCTCCACTTGGAGTAAGGAGAAAACCTTAGACATAAGAGAGGTATTAAACGAAGTCACTAGCTCCGTCAGAACTGGGGAAATCATAGAATACGGTCCAGAGAAGCTCCCTGCTGGGCCCAACGTCGATAAGGATCCCAACCTCATAATAGTGGAAGGAAGGGCAGATGTCATAAACTTGCTCAGGTACGGCTATAAGAATACCCTAGGAATAGAGGGAGCTACAGGGAGGATTCCCGAGTCTGCCATAAGACTCTCGAAGCAGAAGAAGATGGTCATCGCGTTCTTGGATGGAGATCATGGAGGGGATCTCATCCTTAAGCAACTCATTAACTCAGACGCCAGAATAGACTATGTAGCTAGGGCACCACAAGGGAGGGAAGTAGAGGAGCTGACAGGAAAGGAGATAGCCAAGGCCCTCTCCAACATGATGCCCCTAGGTCAGTACCTCAAGAGGCAGGAAGCTAAGGCTGAGGTTAGAGAAGCCAGAACGGCCACACTAGCACAGACTGTGCAGCCTCAAGAGGTGGTAGTTCAGGAACAGAGGCCAGAGGAAGTGATCACCATGCCTAACACTGTCCTAGAGGAGGTAAAGAAGCTCCCTGGCACTCTAGAGGGTATAATCTTCGATGAGTCGTGGAATCCTGTTGAGAAAGTGCAGGTTAGGGACATAATACCAAAGCTGGAAAACGGAGGGTCCAACAACGCCACCTACATAATATTTGACGGGGTGATAACGCAGAGATTACTTGAGCTGGCATCGGAAAGAAATATCAAGCTTCTAGTAGGAGCTAGAGTTGGAGGATTGACTAAAAGGCCTAAAAACGTGAAGATTCTCACCTTTACCGATATGCTTACATAGTGTTTTTACGTTTTCCCTATTGTGGCGGCTCTTACAGGTGGGTTTTAGCGGATTTTCCTGACTTCCTCCCCGCCCTGGAAGGGACGAGGGTTCCCTCCCAAAGGGATCGTCGTTCCCACCATCGGTTCGGGATTACATCCCTCATCTGGTGGGCAGTCGAGTGGATCAGAGATCCACTCCCATCTGAAGAGGAGGGGACTTTCACCCATTACGTCTAGTCCCTTAAGAGAAGGAGATAATAGCTGCTCCTCCCTCAGTCCCATTAAACCTTAGATCGAGCTGGGGAGGAGCGTCGTTAGTACCACTAAGAGAAATTTTAACAAAGAAGTATAAATATGAGGGGGCTATCCGTCCCCGCCGTGAAGGGCGAGACTTTCCGCCCCCTCAACCCCAATTTTCGTAAAATGGCTTAGCCGAGACATAGCTCCTTTAAGGTCTTACGAGCATGGTATTTGGTTAATCCTTGCTTTAAAGCAGGTGATTGAACTTACCTCCATGGAGTGGAGCGAAGTAAGGACCTTGATTAAGAAGGCGACAGAGATCATGAGGGAACGAGGACCATTATTGAGGATGGAAGCTAGAACAGTGGGATTTGTTGGAGATACCCATACAGCTCTCGACGTCACAGATAAGGTGATCAAACACTACTTTCCGTTGTTGGACAAGCTAGTATTTCTAGGAGATTACGTTGACAGAGGAGATACAGGGGTGGAGAATCTAGTACAAATACTCTCCATATTTATAAAAAATCCTGAAAAGGTTATAGTACTTAGAGGAAATCATGAGAGTCCTCTCACCAACCTGTACTATGGCTTCTACAGTGAAGTAACGAAGAAGTTCGGAAGTGATGCGTACGTGGAGTTCGAAGAACTTTTCTCCTCGATGCCCTACGCGGCCTTAGTAAATAAGGTACTATGCGTGCACGGAGGACTATCAAATGGGATCAGGGACGTAGAAGAGATCGAAATGTTACCTTCATATGACATCAATCCCGACGATCCACAGGCGTTCCAAATTCTATGGAACGACCCCAGGGAGGAGGTTACTGGCTTTGTACCAAGTGAGCGAGGTGATGGAGCCTTCCTGTTTGGAAGGGATGTCACTGAAGAGTTTCTAACCCATAACGACCTTACGAGGTTGATTCGTGGCCACGAGGTAGCTGACGGTTTCAGGTTCGATATGGATGGCAAAGTGATAACAGTGTTTTCGAGTAGGTACCATCACATGTCTGCAGGAATGCTAGTCATGTCCGGGCAGAGCCTTACTAAGATCTATCTCTAGTCATCTCTACTTCTATATGCTGACTTCCTCTCCGCCCTGGAAGGGGTTCTACTGCAAAGGTGTCGTGGTTACCACCGTCGGTTCGGGATCGCGTCTCCGGTGAGCGGTGGGGGGGGGGAACTCTTCCACGTGAAAAGGGGACTTTCGTCGCTGAGCTCCAAATCTCTTGAGGAGGGAATAAGGAAGAATGTTGTTCGTCTCTCTCCCTAAGTCCCGTTGAGGCCCCAGTGGAGTTGGTGGAGAGACGTCGTTGGTATTTCTGATAGATGTACGGAAAAACTAGTGCAAGGGGGCCATCCGTCCTCACTACGGTCTTACGCCCTCTTAACTCCTTTTTTGTAACTATTTATGGAAAGAGCGCAAGGATCCTTAATTGTTCCTGGGATTAAGCCGTAGAAAGTTAACGCCAGGACATATACCCTAATTAAGCTAAAGAACAGTGAGCACCTAGTGAAAATAGACTAAGAAGCTAAAGTTATATCTTAGTTCATGAATGGTCTAGCCCTTTCTAGACCTCATTTCTAGATAACGAGTACCTAATGTGGTATTAGGAATGGCACCTCCACAGTCGTGTGCACTTACATGCATACGAGATCCAGATCGAGATTATAACACTTGCATGTTAACTTTCACACATTGCCAAATCACTTTCAACTGTCGTGTGAATAAGAGCTATATTTATTTCGCGCTACTTTTGATTTTTCACTGATGAGCTCCTCATGATCTAGAACCTTAACTCCAAATTTTCTACTCTATTACAAGGATGTTGGAGTATGGGAATCCCATACTTACAAGAATCTCTTTGATTCTTTCCCTATGGTCTCCTTGAAGTTCTATCCTGTTGTTTTTGACCGTACCGCCTGTGGCGAGCTTTGACTTGAGGTCTGATGCTATTTTCTTCAAATCGTGATCTGAGCTATCTATCCCTTCAATTATTGTAACGTCCTTACCATATCTTCTCTTCTCTAGTTTTATCTTAATTAATTGCTCCTCCTTATTTAACTGCTCACAGACCTCAGGAGGTAGCCCTCCACACAGACTTGTATCTTCAGCCATCTGTAAAATCCAGCTCACGTCCCGATCTTTTGAACTTTTCTGTTGAAGAAGGTCACCAAGCTATCTCAACTCACGTTTAATTTCGTTAGCATAATATACTCTCGTTCTATGGACTCTATAACTCTTTGATGCCCGAACGCGGAAATAGCCATGTAACTTAATCCTCCAGCCCCTACCCCTTCCTTAACATACCCTTCTTCGTAGGCTCTTAGTCCAGGGAACTTAGAGTCAGAGAGGTCTAGGGTGGAGTTGCTCACCTTCACACCTAATTCCTTAGCGAGTCCAAGGAAGTCTGCTGACGGGTCTTCGACTACCCATTTTGTCGTAATTATTTCTACTTCGTCTATGGGAAAGGAAAGTGCCTTCAATATCGCGACTACAGCAAGCATTTGTGTTCCCCCCGCAAGGACCTTCCTTCCCTTAAAACCCGCCATTAAACCAGCAATTGCCGTCAGCACAGGGTCCGTTAAAGCCGCAATTCTAGGTAACAACTCTTTGGGAGCATTGGCAATAGCTTGAGAAATGACCCTTCTCTTCAGTTCCTTTGGATTATGAGGAGAAGTAGAGCTGGTTCTATCTCCAGCTTCATATCCTAGTCCCACTAGAGTCGCTGCCGCCGTAGTTGTTCCTCCTGGAATAGATTCGCCAACGATTAGAGAACCCACGAAATCCAGGGATGCTCCCAACTGTTTGGCCATACCGAAAATTTCCTCAAATTCCTCCTTTAGGAAAGCACGTTTCCTAATGTCCCTGCCAGGAGTCTCTCCTACTCGAAGATATGGAACCTGAGGGTTTATCCTTGATCCAGCATTTACAACCAAATGAGGTATTCCTAGGAGCTTTATGGATGCCCTAGAGATTATGGCGGGCGTAGGTATTCCAGAAGGAGTTACTGGGATCCCTACTATACTCTTCGTAGAACCTGTGAGGAGATATTCGGCATCGGCAGCTGGTGTGAACAGAGTCAGTTCTGGAGACGCCCCGGCCAACGTAATTCCAGGTATGAGACTAGTATCGGTAGTTCCTATTACAAGTAGGAAGAGATCCAAATTCACCCCACAACTCGAGAGATTAGGAATTGACTTATAAAAAGGGAGCCTTAGAGCTGGGTTAACAGTCCTAGAGGTTTGGAGTCCCCCTCAGGGCTATTTCTGAGTTCTTGGTTTACCACCCTCAATTTCATCATTTCATTGCTAATGGCAGGAAGCCCCCTCAATTCGTCTGCGGTAGAACAGCTAACCTAGTCTCAAAAGCGAATTCCTCTCCCAGGGTTTCCTCAGCCCACAGCTCTTAGGGAATTTGGAGATACGGATTGGAACGCGCTTTATTGATGTGTCTAGTTCGAATCCTCCCATTGTGTTTTTTGTGAACTACCACGCCCTCGCGGACGGGGCGTCCTCGCGGTGAGTCCCGCTCCTCGGAGGAACCTCGATCTCCTTACGTAGCGGAGGTTCAGTGGAACCGTTGTGAACAGTACGGGAGGGGGATCGCGGAGGGTTTCCTCTCCACGGGCGTGAGTTCCCCCAGTCCAGAGGGTGCGACCCAGCTCTCACGGCCGATGTCTAGAAGACGTTGGAGTCTCATTACGAAAACGTTTCTATGAGGGGGTATCAGTCCCCACGGAAGGGGACTTTCCCCCAACCCCCTCGCTGTGTTAAATATAAGGGGTTGTCCGTCTCTCACTACGGTCTCCCCCCTCAACCCCAGATAGAGATAAAGTCCTTTTAACTTAATGGAACCAGGAAGCGAAAGTTCCAATTCCAGAGGGAAGGCCCATTATAGAAACGTTTTGCACACGAAAATAGTTATCTAGAGCCTTGCTATAAGAGCTAGGTCGTACTCGTTCGGCTATAGTTCCGGCGGAGGATGAGCCCTGCAATCCCTCTTTAGCGGAGAGGGGGTTCATAGGACAGCTCGATCAGCCTTCAACTCAGGTTAAGGGGGATCGGAGTCGTTTCTGGAAGTAGGAAGTTCCCGCCGCGAGGTGGAGCCTAGTCCTGAGGCCGAGGTTGTTTACTGGGTAACCATGCTTGGATGAAGCCTAGGGATAGAGGATAACACAAGGGAGTATTCACAGAAAATTCGGTAAGGAACAACCTACGTTAATCGAAAACATCTTTTTACTTGGAAGGGGACTCTTCATCTCCGTGGGACGAGAAATAGCTATTCTAACAGATTTTGGTACAGGCGATAACTATAACGGTGTAATGACAGGCATAATCAGAAAGATTAACAGGGAGGCCACGATAACTTACATATCTTCAGAGAGCAAACCGTTTAACATTTACGCCGGGGCCTATCTTCTATATACTTCCTTCCAGAGTTTCAGGAAAGGAACCATATTTCTTGTTGTCATAGACCCAGGAGTAGGCACAAATAGGAGGGCTTTA
Protein-coding regions in this window:
- a CDS encoding 30S ribosomal protein S11, with product MSSRREIRWGYAHIYASQNNTIITVTDVTGGEVIARGSGGMMVKADREKPSPYAAMLTASKVASDAIDRGIMAVHIKVRAPGGYGSKIPGPGAQPAIRALARSGFVIGRIEDVTPVPHDTIRRPGGRRGRRV
- a CDS encoding 30S ribosomal protein S4; the protein is MGDPKRARKKWEGPSTPWSKEQLTREQSLLGTYGLRNKREIYLARTIVKNLRLQARGLLALPPAERAAREKQLTAKVLRLGLSDKEELTVSDVLALTEEDLLKRRLQTVVYQNGLSRTIYQARQLIVHGHITVNGVRVTSPSYIVKRGDVVDFYPTSVFKSNPPVEVKKDVQ
- a CDS encoding 30S ribosomal protein S13 encodes the protein MSSGQEFKYIVRLFGQDTDGRYKAAYALAMVKGIGYNTAKGILLKAGLDPNKRLGNFTDAEIKKVVALVSSKRIEGLPVWMYNRRSDYESGTDLHLVTSDLLFYAREDIEREKKVKSWRGIRHSLGLKVRGQRTRTTGRTGGTVGVRRSKQGQQQQQQSK
- a CDS encoding AIR synthase related protein: MDLEGITRRLLDSGRDPFNELPKLISIYRGNVQGRDPFIEALVEEVRNSRSSNQFSFSPVGLRAGEAGLGSRGVGDYDVHSALLEASGSDPRSFDDAGLAEDVLVSVDGIHSRLSFFPYLAGFHATRAALRDVMVKGGRPLGVLVDIHLSDDSDVSMLFDFEAGVTTVTDFLKIRILAGSTLRIGGDVVIGERISGGVGAIAKAPPKPLGRANVKPGHYVVMTEGHGGGTVTATAIYHGRPDVVEATINLYDLLSCQLVRDRLLDYVDAMTDVTNGGIRGDALEVSRLTSTSLVIYPEIFRSLIDPHVLRLMDDVNVDPYGISIDSIMIFTKHPDLIIGELSSRGIKADVVGRVENFIGFPMYVEEDGKLRELSPNFRESPYTPVKKVIGNSSKYDRTARNMLISKALAASLEKKKRFSSLLNSSEVKGRKDPSNVG
- a CDS encoding secondary thiamine-phosphate synthase enzyme YjbQ, encoding MKVEFEVNTSSRLQAIDITNEVNDRLKGIEDGVVLLYVKHTTCGLIVNEAEEGLMSDYVKWLGRVFPINGDYLHNRIDNNGHAHLSSAIVGNSRLLPVSNGKLDLGTWQRVILLEFDGPRRRVIGLKTAMK
- a CDS encoding tyrosine--tRNA ligase, encoding MDVNERLRLLTRNLEEVVTLEELKSKVSTGEKLKGYIGFEPSGPFHLGWLIWARKLSDMQKAGVQMNVLIATWHAWINDKMGGDMDKIKLVGKYTIEVLGQVGVDTASLKVLDAENFVEDKEYWKLVLNVAKNTSLARMKRAMTIMGRKAEEAELDTSKLIYPAMQVSDIFYMDLDLALGGIDQRKAHMLARDVADKLGKKKVIGMHVPLLVGLQGGSRMNLEEDEALSTVKMSKSKPETAIFVHDSPEEVERKIKMAYCPAGQVDGNPILGINRYIIFGEDGETLTVERPAKYGGDVKFESYEELERAYVDGKVHPLDLKAATARKVNQILEPVRKHLSNRSEFDALIRNIVSNVTR
- the dnaG gene encoding DNA primase DnaG — encoded protein: MKYNVVFKFEVDGIVDKPDIIGAIFGQTENLFGEEFDLRELQDKGRLGRITVELRRRDNRTEGEVVIPSNLDRVETALIASMIENVDKAGPYNIKFQLVEIQDIRAEKLKKIIDRAKEILSTWSKEKTLDIREVLNEVTSSVRTGEIIEYGPEKLPAGPNVDKDPNLIIVEGRADVINLLRYGYKNTLGIEGATGRIPESAIRLSKQKKMVIAFLDGDHGGDLILKQLINSDARIDYVARAPQGREVEELTGKEIAKALSNMMPLGQYLKRQEAKAEVREARTATLAQTVQPQEVVVQEQRPEEVITMPNTVLEEVKKLPGTLEGIIFDESWNPVEKVQVRDIIPKLENGGSNNATYIIFDGVITQRLLELASERNIKLLVGARVGGLTKRPKNVKILTFTDMLT
- a CDS encoding metallophosphoesterase yields the protein MEWSEVRTLIKKATEIMRERGPLLRMEARTVGFVGDTHTALDVTDKVIKHYFPLLDKLVFLGDYVDRGDTGVENLVQILSIFIKNPEKVIVLRGNHESPLTNLYYGFYSEVTKKFGSDAYVEFEELFSSMPYAALVNKVLCVHGGLSNGIRDVEEIEMLPSYDINPDDPQAFQILWNDPREEVTGFVPSERGDGAFLFGRDVTEEFLTHNDLTRLIRGHEVADGFRFDMDGKVITVFSSRYHHMSAGMLVMSGQSLTKIYL
- the yciH gene encoding stress response translation initiation inhibitor YciH, yielding MAEDTSLCGGLPPEVCEQLNKEEQLIKIKLEKRRYGKDVTIIEGIDSSDHDLKKIASDLKSKLATGGTVKNNRIELQGDHRERIKEILVSMGFPYSNILVIE
- the cobT gene encoding nicotinate mononucleotide-dependent phosphoribosyltransferase CobT, whose amino-acid sequence is MNLDLFLLVIGTTDTSLIPGITLAGASPELTLFTPAADAEYLLTGSTKSIVGIPVTPSGIPTPAIISRASIKLLGIPHLVVNAGSRINPQVPYLRVGETPGRDIRKRAFLKEEFEEIFGMAKQLGASLDFVGSLIVGESIPGGTTTAAATLVGLGYEAGDRTSSTSPHNPKELKRRVISQAIANAPKELLPRIAALTDPVLTAIAGLMAGFKGRKVLAGGTQMLAVVAILKALSFPIDEVEIITTKWVVEDPSADFLGLAKELGVKVSNSTLDLSDSKFPGLRAYEEGYVKEGVGAGGLSYMAISAFGHQRVIESIEREYIMLTKLNVS